From Pseudomonas sp. LS1212, the proteins below share one genomic window:
- a CDS encoding TetR/AcrR family transcriptional regulator: protein MTRLATPRKPRARSQARIDSILDAARTLLASEGVASLSIYSVAERAQIPPSSVYHFFANVPALLEALTADVHSAFRACLLAPIEHASLTQWRDLSRLVEQRMLVIYNQDAAARQLILAQHGLSEVTQADRQHDIELGDLMHKLFDHHFQLPALPSDVDVFALAMELGDRVYARSVQLHDQITPRMAEEGMRVFDAYLGLYLPPYLPKRDAPAMQLIRT from the coding sequence ATGACGCGCCTCGCCACGCCCCGCAAACCACGCGCCCGCAGCCAGGCCCGGATCGACTCGATACTCGACGCCGCCCGTACCCTGCTGGCCAGCGAAGGAGTGGCCAGCCTGTCGATCTACAGCGTGGCCGAACGCGCGCAGATCCCGCCGTCGTCGGTCTACCACTTCTTCGCCAACGTACCGGCGTTGCTCGAGGCATTGACCGCCGATGTCCATAGCGCTTTCCGAGCCTGCCTGCTGGCCCCCATCGAGCACGCCAGCCTGACGCAATGGCGCGACCTGTCGCGACTGGTCGAGCAACGCATGCTGGTGATTTACAACCAGGACGCCGCCGCCCGCCAGTTGATCCTCGCCCAGCACGGCTTGAGCGAAGTGACCCAGGCCGACCGCCAGCACGACATCGAGCTGGGCGATCTGATGCACAAGCTGTTCGATCACCATTTCCAACTGCCGGCCCTGCCCTCGGACGTCGATGTCTTTGCGCTGGCCATGGAGTTGGGCGACCGGGTATATGCGCGCTCGGTGCAACTGCATGATCAGATCACCCCGCGCATGGCCGAGGAAGGCATGCGGGTGTTCGACGCCTATCTGGGCCTGTACCTTCCGCCCTATCTGCCTAAACGCGATGCCCCTGCAATGCAGCTAATCCGGACATGA
- a CDS encoding molybdopterin-binding protein: MTIKAINVRNQFKGTVKEILEGPVLSEIDVQTASGIVTSVITTRSVKELELTIGSEVIAFVKSTEVSIAKL; encoded by the coding sequence ATGACTATCAAAGCAATCAACGTCCGTAACCAGTTCAAGGGCACCGTGAAAGAAATCCTCGAAGGTCCGGTACTTTCGGAAATCGATGTGCAGACCGCCTCGGGCATCGTCACGTCGGTGATCACCACGCGCTCGGTCAAGGAGCTGGAGTTGACCATTGGCAGCGAAGTGATCGCATTCGTGAAATCCACCGAGGTGTCGATCGCCAAACTGTAA
- the ssuB gene encoding aliphatic sulfonates ABC transporter ATP-binding protein: protein MTILQEQPARLLRGIPLAVRQLRKAFGERQVLRDIDLHIPAGQFIAIVGRSGCGKSTLLRLLAGLDRPTEGQLLAGSAPLNEAREDTRLMFQEARLLPWKKVIDNVGLGLQGNWRAQALEALEAVGLAERADEWPAALSGGQKQRVALARALIHKPRLLLLDEPLGALDALTRIEMQQLIERLWQQHGFTVLLVTHDVSEAVAVADRVILIEEGQVGLDLQVELPRPRARGSHRLAALEAQVLNRVLSAPGSAPEPEPVAPLPTQLRWLIDLYPTKEASHDYQSNQRP, encoded by the coding sequence ATGACCATTCTTCAAGAACAACCGGCACGGCTGCTGCGCGGAATTCCCCTGGCAGTGCGCCAGTTGCGCAAGGCCTTCGGTGAGCGGCAGGTGTTGCGCGATATCGATCTGCACATTCCGGCGGGGCAGTTCATCGCCATCGTCGGGCGCAGCGGCTGCGGCAAGAGCACCTTGCTGCGCCTGCTCGCCGGTCTCGACCGGCCCACCGAAGGGCAATTGCTGGCCGGTTCGGCGCCCTTGAACGAGGCGCGTGAAGATACCCGGCTGATGTTCCAGGAGGCCCGTTTGCTGCCCTGGAAAAAAGTCATCGATAACGTCGGCCTCGGGCTGCAGGGTAACTGGCGGGCGCAGGCGCTCGAAGCGCTGGAAGCCGTGGGGCTGGCCGAACGTGCCGATGAATGGCCGGCGGCATTGTCGGGAGGGCAAAAGCAACGCGTTGCCCTGGCCCGAGCCCTGATTCACAAGCCACGCCTGCTGTTGCTCGATGAGCCATTGGGCGCACTGGATGCACTGACCCGGATCGAGATGCAGCAACTGATCGAGCGGCTCTGGCAGCAACACGGCTTCACCGTGCTGCTGGTGACCCATGACGTCAGCGAAGCGGTAGCCGTTGCCGATAGGGTGATCCTGATCGAAGAAGGCCAGGTGGGCCTGGACCTGCAGGTCGAGTTGCCGCGGCCGCGGGCGCGCGGTTCACACCGTCTGGCGGCGCTGGAAGCACAAGTACTCAACCGAGTGTTGTCGGCCCCGGGCAGCGCGCCCGAGCCAGAACCCGTAGCACCTTTGCCTACGCAATTGCGCTGGCTCATTGATCTCTACCCAACGAAGGAAGCAAGCCATGACTATCAAAGCAATCAACGTCCGTAA
- the ssuC gene encoding aliphatic sulfonate ABC transporter permease SsuC, which yields MSRTSDTIIFKLSPWALPVLLLAVWQLAVSTGWLSTRILPAPSAVTEAGVALVRSGEIWTHLAISGWRAGIGFLIGGGIGLSLGFITGLSKWGERLLDSSVQMIRNVPHLALIPLVILWFGIDESAKIFLVALGTLFPIYLNTYHGIRNVDPALVEMARSYGLSGFSLFRQVILPGALPSILVGVRFALGFMWLTLIVAETISASSGIGYLAMNAREFLQTDVVVLAILLYAVLGKLADLAARGLERVWLRWHPAYQVAKGGAA from the coding sequence ATGAGTCGCACGTCGGACACAATCATCTTCAAGCTGTCGCCCTGGGCGCTGCCGGTACTGCTGTTGGCCGTCTGGCAACTGGCGGTCAGCACTGGCTGGCTGTCGACGCGGATTCTGCCGGCACCCAGTGCGGTGACCGAAGCCGGGGTCGCGCTGGTGCGCAGCGGCGAGATCTGGACACACCTGGCAATCAGCGGCTGGCGCGCCGGCATCGGCTTTTTGATCGGTGGCGGTATCGGCCTGAGCCTGGGCTTTATCACTGGCCTGTCGAAATGGGGTGAGCGCCTGCTCGACAGTTCCGTGCAAATGATCCGCAACGTGCCGCACTTGGCGTTGATTCCGTTGGTGATCCTCTGGTTCGGCATCGATGAGTCGGCGAAGATTTTCCTGGTTGCTCTGGGCACCTTGTTCCCGATTTACCTGAATACCTATCACGGCATTCGCAACGTCGACCCGGCGTTGGTGGAGATGGCGCGCAGCTACGGGTTGTCGGGCTTCAGCCTGTTTCGGCAAGTGATCCTGCCCGGCGCCTTGCCATCGATTCTGGTCGGGGTGCGTTTTGCCTTGGGCTTCATGTGGCTGACTTTGATCGTCGCCGAAACCATTTCCGCCAGCTCCGGCATTGGTTATCTGGCGATGAATGCCCGTGAGTTTCTGCAGACCGATGTCGTGGTCCTGGCGATCTTGCTGTACGCCGTGCTCGGCAAGCTGGCCGACCTCGCCGCGCGCGGTCTCGAGCGTGTCTGGTTGCGTTGGCACCCGGCCTATCAAGTGGCCAAGGGGGGCGCGGCATGA
- the ssuD gene encoding FMNH2-dependent alkanesulfonate monooxygenase — MSLNIFWFLPTHGDGHYLGTAEGARAVDHGYLQQIAQAADRLGFGGVLIPTGRSCEDSWLVAASLIPVTQRLKFLVALRPGIISPTVAARQAATLDRLSGGRALFNLVTGGDPEELSGDGLFLSHEERYQASVEFTRIWRRVLEGETVDYDGQHITVKGAKLLYPPVQQPRPPLYFGGSSEAAQDLAAEQVELYLTWGEPPEAVAQKIEEVRAKAAKLGRTVRFGIRLHVIVRETNAEAWQAAERLISHLADDTIARAQASLARFDSVGQQRMAALHGGNRDNLEVSPNLWAGVGLVRGGAGTALVGDGPTVAARVKEYAELGIDTFIFSGYPHLEESYRVAELLFPHLDVQRPEQPQGANYVSPFGEMVANDILPKAAVQS, encoded by the coding sequence ATGAGCCTGAATATTTTCTGGTTTCTTCCAACCCACGGTGACGGCCATTACCTTGGCACTGCCGAAGGTGCCCGTGCGGTCGATCACGGCTATCTGCAACAAATTGCCCAGGCTGCCGATCGCCTCGGCTTCGGCGGGGTACTGATCCCCACCGGGCGCTCCTGCGAAGATTCCTGGCTGGTGGCGGCCTCGCTGATTCCGGTTACCCAGCGGCTGAAGTTTCTTGTGGCGCTGCGCCCGGGGATAATTTCGCCGACGGTCGCGGCGCGGCAGGCGGCAACCCTCGATCGCCTGTCCGGCGGGCGCGCCTTGTTCAACCTGGTCACCGGCGGCGATCCGGAAGAGCTTTCGGGCGACGGTCTGTTTCTCAGCCATGAAGAACGCTATCAGGCATCGGTCGAGTTCACCCGCATCTGGCGTCGCGTTCTCGAAGGCGAGACGGTGGATTACGACGGCCAGCACATCACCGTGAAGGGCGCCAAGCTACTTTACCCACCCGTCCAGCAACCGCGTCCGCCGCTGTATTTCGGCGGCTCTTCCGAAGCGGCCCAGGACCTGGCGGCCGAGCAGGTCGAGTTGTACCTGACCTGGGGCGAACCTCCGGAGGCAGTAGCGCAGAAGATCGAAGAAGTCCGGGCCAAGGCGGCCAAACTGGGTCGCACTGTGCGCTTCGGTATCCGCCTGCATGTGATCGTGCGTGAAACCAACGCCGAAGCCTGGCAAGCCGCCGAGCGGCTGATCTCGCACCTGGCCGATGACACCATTGCCAGGGCCCAGGCCTCACTGGCGCGCTTCGACTCGGTCGGCCAGCAGCGCATGGCGGCGTTGCATGGCGGCAACCGCGACAACCTGGAAGTCAGCCCGAACCTGTGGGCCGGTGTCGGCCTGGTGCGCGGTGGTGCCGGTACTGCACTGGTCGGCGACGGCCCGACGGTGGCGGCGCGGGTCAAGGAGTACGCGGAGCTCGGCATCGACACCTTCATCTTCTCCGGTTATCCACACCTGGAAGAGTCGTATCGCGTTGCCGAGTTGCTGTTCCCGCACCTGGACGTGCAACGACCAGAGCAGCCCCAAGGCGCCAATTACGTCAGCCCGTTCGGCGAGATGGTCGCCAACGACATCCTGCCCAAAGCCGCTGTGCAGAGCTGA
- a CDS encoding sulfonate ABC transporter substrate-binding protein, whose amino-acid sequence MRTVILRRGLVALFAAAVSFGAITQAQAQSLRIGYQKYGTLVLLKAKGSLEKRLAEQGVQVQWTEFPGGPQLLEGLNVGSIDFGVTGETPPVFAQAAGADLLYVAYEPPAPTSEAILVPKDSPINSVKDLKGKKVVLNKGSNVHYLLVRALEDAGLKYSDIQTVFLPPADARAAFERGSVDAWVIWDPYQAAAEKQLQARTLRDGKGIVDNHQFYLATKPYAQQHPQVIATLVDEVRAIGEWSKANPQEVTDQVAPLLGLPADITLASVKRQGYGAAFLTPEVISAQQKIADSFYQLKLIPKPLSIKDVIWTPPAKVATAQ is encoded by the coding sequence ATGCGCACTGTCATTTTGCGTCGTGGTCTGGTCGCTCTGTTTGCTGCGGCTGTGTCCTTCGGCGCCATTACTCAAGCTCAGGCACAAAGCCTGCGTATCGGTTATCAGAAATACGGCACCCTGGTGCTGCTCAAGGCCAAGGGCTCGCTGGAAAAGCGCCTGGCTGAGCAGGGCGTGCAAGTGCAGTGGACCGAGTTTCCAGGTGGCCCGCAGCTGCTTGAAGGGCTGAATGTCGGCTCGATCGATTTCGGCGTTACCGGCGAGACACCCCCGGTGTTTGCCCAGGCCGCCGGCGCCGATTTGCTCTATGTTGCCTACGAGCCGCCCGCGCCGACCAGCGAAGCGATCCTGGTGCCCAAGGACTCGCCGATCAATTCGGTGAAGGACCTCAAGGGCAAGAAAGTCGTGCTCAACAAGGGCTCCAACGTGCACTACCTGCTGGTGCGTGCGCTGGAAGATGCCGGCCTCAAATACAGCGACATCCAGACTGTCTTCCTGCCGCCGGCCGATGCGCGTGCCGCCTTCGAGCGTGGCAGCGTGGATGCCTGGGTCATCTGGGACCCGTACCAGGCCGCCGCCGAAAAACAACTGCAGGCGCGAACGCTGCGCGACGGCAAAGGCATCGTCGACAACCATCAGTTCTACCTGGCGACCAAGCCCTACGCCCAGCAGCATCCGCAAGTGATCGCGACGCTGGTTGATGAGGTCCGCGCCATTGGCGAGTGGTCCAAAGCCAACCCGCAGGAAGTGACCGATCAAGTCGCGCCGCTGCTCGGCCTGCCCGCCGATATCACCCTTGCCTCAGTCAAGCGCCAGGGCTATGGCGCGGCTTTCCTCACGCCTGAAGTGATCAGCGCGCAGCAGAAAATCGCCGACAGCTTCTACCAACTCAAGCTGATTCCAAAGCCGCTGAGCATCAAGGATGTGATCTGGACGCCGCCGGCCAAAGTCGCAACTGCCCAGTAA
- the ssuE gene encoding NADPH-dependent FMN reductase — MLVISIGGSPSLRSRSGVLLERCKHWLQGQGVEVVTFQVRDFAAEDLLHARFDSPHVLNFLELVEQADGLVVATPVYKASFSGALKTLLDLLPERALSHKVVLPIATGGSIAHMLAIDFALKPVLAALKAQETLQGIFADDSQIAYGHGTAAAQLAPALQERLNEALEQFHSALARRPKPLDPRLLNERLLSARWSI; from the coding sequence ATGCTGGTCATCTCTATCGGTGGTAGCCCCAGTCTTCGCTCTCGCTCCGGCGTGTTGCTGGAGCGTTGCAAGCACTGGCTGCAAGGACAGGGCGTGGAGGTGGTGACGTTTCAGGTGCGTGATTTTGCCGCCGAGGATTTGCTGCATGCACGCTTCGACAGCCCGCATGTTTTGAATTTTCTGGAACTGGTGGAGCAGGCCGACGGCCTGGTGGTGGCGACGCCGGTGTACAAGGCGTCGTTCTCCGGTGCACTGAAGACCCTGCTCGATCTGTTGCCCGAGCGGGCACTGAGTCACAAGGTGGTATTGCCCATCGCAACCGGTGGCAGCATCGCCCATATGTTGGCAATCGATTTTGCGCTCAAGCCGGTATTGGCGGCGCTCAAGGCGCAGGAAACGCTGCAGGGGATCTTTGCTGACGACAGTCAGATCGCCTACGGCCATGGCACCGCCGCCGCGCAGTTGGCGCCGGCGCTGCAGGAGCGTTTGAACGAGGCCCTGGAGCAGTTTCACAGTGCCTTGGCCAGGCGGCCGAAACCGCTGGACCCGCGACTGTTGAATGAACGTCTGCTCAGTGCTCGCTGGAGTATCTGA
- a CDS encoding DUF3077 domain-containing protein, with protein sequence MKKIVPDPPFTLGKTTTTPFGTCDAGHAPLFAVRDGIAAEDALIHASLLLRGVCDTTSACCQQASRLEQNGLLWSSLHSAEMAKALVDAVLDGMQV encoded by the coding sequence ATGAAAAAAATTGTCCCCGACCCACCTTTCACCCTCGGCAAAACCACCACCACCCCATTCGGCACCTGCGATGCCGGCCACGCTCCGTTGTTCGCTGTACGCGATGGCATTGCAGCCGAAGATGCGCTGATCCACGCATCATTGCTGTTACGCGGCGTGTGCGACACCACCAGCGCCTGCTGCCAGCAAGCCAGCCGCCTTGAGCAAAACGGCCTGCTCTGGTCCAGCCTGCACAGCGCTGAGATGGCCAAGGCCTTGGTCGATGCAGTGCTCGATGGCATGCAGGTCTGA
- a CDS encoding Hcp family type VI secretion system effector encodes MAIHSYMSIKGKIQGLISAGCSAQNSIGNKCQAGHEDEIMVLAYSHNMASGNNGTFSGGRGKHMPVVITKNIDKSTPLLASALHDGEEIDCKIDFYRISSYGRQEKYFTVTLSGGRIANLSVQVPHAINMGDAQPQEIMAIRYRDISWVHHPASTSAYRSWGNEGE; translated from the coding sequence ATGGCGATTCACAGTTACATGTCCATTAAAGGCAAAATACAAGGCTTGATTTCCGCTGGTTGTTCCGCTCAAAACTCCATTGGAAACAAGTGTCAGGCTGGTCACGAAGACGAAATCATGGTGCTGGCTTACTCGCATAACATGGCCTCTGGCAACAACGGAACCTTTTCTGGTGGGCGTGGCAAACACATGCCAGTCGTTATCACCAAAAATATTGATAAATCCACACCTTTGTTGGCCAGCGCTCTTCATGATGGAGAGGAGATCGATTGTAAAATCGATTTTTATCGGATTTCATCTTATGGCCGCCAGGAAAAATATTTTACTGTGACGTTAAGTGGTGGTCGCATTGCCAATTTAAGCGTTCAGGTTCCGCATGCCATTAACATGGGCGATGCGCAGCCACAGGAAATCATGGCCATTAGATACAGGGATATTAGCTGGGTACACCATCCCGCAAGTACAAGCGCCTACCGCTCTTGGGGTAACGAAGGTGAATGA
- a CDS encoding DUF4225 domain-containing protein, which produces MNEQSCDIHDVVKSASDLVALGCTAGATNFHDGITQIQFNSIVSNYVNEVINDVNDGVISAWEGVQEIREEHAELEAKVLFYAGNGVGIVAGVIQVEVGLAASAGTGGLATGGGLALVAHGVNNIYESATNIYNGPAALGTTGPVRRFYQIFSRGSYEGNMAYYSMDLILSGFGMIRPVRKPDSVQLFNHDPINHEMAYRQASKLALYFEALVDSLTINAMIKEEEPKAEAK; this is translated from the coding sequence GTGAATGAGCAATCATGTGATATTCATGACGTGGTTAAATCCGCCTCTGACCTGGTTGCATTAGGGTGTACGGCAGGCGCTACGAATTTCCATGACGGCATCACGCAGATTCAGTTCAACTCAATCGTCTCTAATTATGTAAACGAAGTTATAAATGACGTTAACGACGGGGTAATAAGTGCTTGGGAGGGAGTGCAAGAGATTAGAGAGGAGCATGCTGAGCTAGAAGCTAAGGTACTTTTTTATGCTGGAAATGGCGTCGGTATTGTTGCTGGGGTTATACAAGTTGAAGTAGGTCTTGCAGCTTCGGCGGGTACAGGTGGACTTGCCACTGGCGGCGGCTTGGCTCTTGTCGCGCACGGGGTTAACAATATCTATGAAAGTGCAACAAATATCTACAATGGCCCTGCTGCGCTCGGCACGACTGGGCCTGTGAGGCGATTTTATCAAATATTCTCAAGGGGGAGTTATGAAGGCAACATGGCGTATTACTCGATGGACTTGATTTTGTCGGGTTTCGGTATGATTAGGCCCGTCCGCAAGCCGGATTCTGTGCAACTTTTTAATCATGACCCTATCAACCATGAAATGGCCTACCGACAAGCGAGCAAATTGGCCTTATACTTCGAAGCGTTAGTCGACTCGCTTACGATTAACGCAATGATAAAAGAAGAGGAGCCTAAAGCGGAAGCAAAGTAA
- a CDS encoding OprD family porin, whose product MYKSTLALAVAVGVVATQAGAAGFIEDSKATLKLRNFYINNDNRNHGAARNYQEEWGQGFQLDYTSGFTQGPVGFGVDAIGLLGVRLDSGKGRHGNPTSASYGGTVFPTDSDGRAVSDFSSLGATAKAKFSQTELRYGTLLPKLPVISYNDGRLLPQTFEGGQITSNEIKDLTLIGGQIEHVKGRNSSNDEEMSIAGANNARTGQFSNKFLYAGADYKLTKDLLLQYYYGNLDDFYKQHFLGLVHNWSIGPGVLKTDLRYFNSSDDGANGNDPRYFTTGFYDGGVTKGKVDNDLYSALFLYSVAGHTFGGGYQVSDGDSDFPWLNQGDGSSNYTITDSQIQKFGRAGERTWQARYGYDFAKVGLPGATAVVVYLKGDNIDSTIGERTEWERDLTLAYVVQSGSLKGLGIMWKNAMWRSDIANTKDQDENRLILSYSIPLL is encoded by the coding sequence ATGTACAAGTCCACCTTGGCTCTTGCCGTGGCTGTTGGGGTAGTAGCCACGCAAGCCGGTGCTGCTGGTTTTATTGAGGACAGCAAGGCTACGTTGAAGCTGCGTAACTTTTACATCAACAACGACAACCGCAACCACGGTGCGGCCCGCAACTATCAAGAGGAGTGGGGCCAGGGCTTCCAGCTTGATTACACGTCGGGATTCACCCAAGGCCCTGTGGGCTTTGGTGTCGATGCCATTGGCTTGTTGGGCGTGCGTCTGGATTCGGGTAAAGGTCGTCATGGCAACCCAACCAGTGCCAGCTATGGCGGTACCGTATTCCCGACTGACAGTGATGGCCGCGCGGTCAGTGATTTTTCCAGTCTTGGCGCGACTGCCAAAGCCAAATTCTCACAGACAGAGCTGCGTTACGGCACATTGCTGCCGAAACTGCCGGTAATTTCCTACAACGATGGCCGCTTGCTGCCGCAGACGTTCGAAGGTGGCCAGATCACTTCGAACGAGATCAAGGACCTCACCTTGATTGGTGGTCAGATCGAGCATGTCAAAGGCCGCAACTCCTCCAATGACGAAGAAATGTCCATTGCAGGCGCCAATAATGCCCGCACCGGCCAGTTCAGCAACAAGTTCCTTTACGCGGGGGCTGACTACAAGCTGACCAAAGATCTGCTGCTGCAGTACTACTACGGCAACCTGGATGACTTCTATAAGCAGCACTTCCTGGGACTGGTGCACAACTGGTCGATTGGGCCGGGTGTATTGAAGACTGATCTGCGTTACTTCAACAGCTCCGATGACGGCGCCAATGGTAACGACCCACGGTATTTCACCACGGGCTTCTACGACGGTGGCGTCACAAAAGGTAAGGTCGACAACGATCTATACAGTGCCCTGTTCCTCTATAGCGTCGCGGGCCACACCTTCGGTGGCGGCTACCAGGTAAGCGATGGTGACAGCGATTTCCCTTGGCTGAACCAGGGCGATGGCTCGTCGAACTACACCATCACTGACTCGCAAATTCAGAAATTCGGCCGCGCCGGTGAGCGTACCTGGCAAGCGCGTTATGGTTATGACTTCGCCAAGGTCGGTTTGCCAGGCGCTACCGCAGTTGTTGTCTATCTCAAAGGTGACAATATCGACAGTACGATCGGTGAGCGCACTGAGTGGGAGCGTGACCTGACTCTGGCGTATGTCGTACAGTCAGGCTCGCTGAAAGGTCTGGGCATTATGTGGAAAAACGCCATGTGGCGTAGCGATATCGCGAACACCAAGGATCAAGATGAGAACCGTTTGATCCTCAGCTACTCCATCCCCCTCCTTTAA
- the tauA gene encoding taurine ABC transporter substrate-binding protein: MTLHTPIRLLAALSLAGASFFSQAADLTVAYQTTVDPAKVAQANGEYEKASKASIDWRKFDGGAEVITAVASGDVQIGYLGSSPLAAAATRKLPVETFLIATQIGAAEALVARNGSGINTPADLIGKKIAVPFVSTGHYSLLAALKQWNIDPAKVTILNLAPPAIIAAWKRGDIDATYVWDPALGVAKENGKVLITSGELAKTGAPTFDAWIVRKDFAAKHPEIVKAFAKVTLDAYADYRKNPQAWLADKSNVDKLVKLSGAKASDIPVLLQGNVYPLAKDQVTQLGAPTTQAITDTATFLKEQGKVDSVLADYSPYVNATFITH; this comes from the coding sequence ATGACCCTGCACACACCGATTCGCCTGCTGGCAGCTCTGTCGCTGGCGGGTGCGAGTTTCTTCAGCCAAGCGGCCGACCTCACCGTTGCCTACCAGACCACCGTCGACCCGGCGAAAGTCGCCCAGGCCAACGGCGAGTATGAAAAAGCCAGCAAGGCCAGCATCGACTGGCGCAAATTCGATGGGGGTGCCGAGGTCATCACGGCGGTTGCTTCAGGCGATGTGCAAATCGGCTACCTGGGTTCCAGCCCCCTGGCCGCAGCAGCCACTCGCAAGCTGCCGGTAGAAACCTTCCTGATCGCCACCCAGATCGGCGCCGCCGAAGCGCTGGTGGCGCGCAATGGTTCGGGAATCAATACACCTGCGGACCTGATCGGCAAGAAAATCGCCGTACCCTTCGTCTCCACCGGCCACTACAGCCTGCTGGCCGCACTCAAGCAGTGGAACATCGACCCTGCGAAAGTCACGATTCTCAACCTCGCCCCACCGGCGATCATCGCCGCCTGGAAGCGCGGTGATATCGATGCCACTTACGTTTGGGACCCGGCCCTGGGCGTGGCCAAGGAAAACGGCAAGGTCCTGATCACCTCGGGTGAACTGGCCAAGACCGGCGCCCCCACCTTCGATGCCTGGATCGTGCGCAAGGACTTCGCCGCCAAGCATCCGGAAATCGTCAAGGCCTTCGCCAAGGTCACCCTCGATGCCTACGCCGACTACCGCAAAAACCCACAGGCCTGGCTCGCCGACAAGAGCAACGTCGACAAGCTGGTGAAGCTCTCCGGCGCCAAGGCCAGCGATATCCCCGTGCTGCTGCAGGGCAACGTCTACCCGCTGGCCAAGGACCAGGTGACGCAACTGGGCGCACCGACGACCCAGGCGATCACCGATACCGCCACCTTCCTGAAGGAGCAAGGCAAGGTCGATAGCGTGCTGGCGGACTACTCGCCTTACGTCAACGCCACCTTCATCACCCACTGA
- the tauD gene encoding taurine dioxygenase, which produces MSLTITPLSPALGAQISGVDLSAELSLEHRDAIEQALLEHQVLFFRDQPLTPQQQARFAARFGDLHIHPIYPNVPEQPQVLILDTAVTDVRDNAVWHTDVTFLPTPALGAVLSARQLPTYGGDTLWASGIAAYEALSEPLKKLLEGLTATHDFTKSFPLERFGTTAQDLARWEQTRRNNPPLSHPVIRTHPVSGRKSLFVNEGFTTRINELHEAESEAILKLLFSHATRPELTIRWRWQENDVAFWDNRVTQHYAVDDYRPQRRVMHRATILGDRPF; this is translated from the coding sequence ATGAGCCTGACCATCACGCCCCTTAGCCCAGCCCTCGGCGCCCAGATCAGTGGTGTCGACCTGAGTGCCGAGCTGAGCCTGGAACACCGCGACGCCATCGAACAAGCATTGCTCGAACATCAGGTGCTGTTTTTCCGTGATCAGCCGCTCACTCCACAGCAGCAGGCGCGTTTTGCGGCGCGTTTCGGTGATCTTCACATCCACCCGATCTATCCGAATGTGCCGGAGCAACCGCAAGTATTGATTCTCGACACGGCCGTGACCGACGTGCGCGACAACGCTGTCTGGCACACCGACGTGACCTTCCTGCCGACACCGGCCCTCGGCGCGGTGCTGAGCGCCAGGCAGCTTCCGACCTATGGCGGCGACACCTTGTGGGCCAGCGGGATTGCCGCTTATGAAGCGCTCTCCGAGCCGCTGAAAAAGCTGCTCGAAGGCCTGACCGCGACCCATGACTTCACCAAGTCCTTCCCGCTCGAACGCTTTGGCACCACTGCCCAAGACCTGGCCCGTTGGGAGCAGACTCGACGCAACAACCCGCCACTGTCACACCCGGTGATCCGTACCCATCCGGTCAGCGGACGCAAGTCACTGTTCGTCAACGAAGGCTTCACCACCCGCATCAATGAGCTGCACGAAGCTGAGAGCGAGGCAATCCTCAAACTGTTGTTCAGCCATGCCACCCGCCCGGAATTGACCATTCGCTGGCGCTGGCAGGAGAACGACGTGGCCTTCTGGGATAACCGCGTCACCCAGCATTACGCGGTGGATGACTACCGGCCGCAGCGGCGGGTGATGCACCGGGCGACGATATTGGGCGACAGGCCGTTCTAG